The DNA window ttactttgcagattctgattaatgatgtggaatataaacaacccttaaagcagactttagttacacctgaatacaattcagggaaggtgattgtcaagtgccaacaatcaggagagatatttgatagttggtgcttgagaagactaaacatttatctgcagatctttataaagtatattcattactcgttattctctactaatagttaattaaaaactgtataatggctattttgcatatccctttcaagatttcaaggttttctaaggtgtattgatcttatacacaacttgggtcgcaggttcctcaacagacatctatcaatatgtgtgtactgtatacctccaccattaaactgtcatattctgcacatttcttattctatctacatacataagagtataattaatgtgtataatatcatttaaaataagtgtttcaacatagttaacattgcaggaaagcaatattttagacgttaagtactttgtcaggcttaatattcatctgtagatagatacccccagagcttttttcttgtttaaaagaagaccttaacctaaagtattttttaatgtgttaataaaggttaattcgtttttctgttttgcacatcctcctattaatatctttgtacatccagcactaaactgttttattgtagagatcacttagtatcttcttgactttttatattctatatttctatcattgaccttctactttccccctatgaaagtatgtactcttaatattgttttgatcaaataagattattcaacaaaaataattcaataacatgctttaaccactaggcggtgcacacaaggtacacacagcatactaataataactttgtattattagtgtagacacttatgtataacatctgaagatgtgtagttttattcatgtttttacataattttacaggatattgctatactatttctcttgttttacttctacacattaatatctgatttgtaaaacatcacagacagaaaggcataggctatccgtcatttaatagtaagctattgaaattgtgattccatagatgtgtctcccatcacccaaatcccctgactattctctcaactcagtatttatattcttatattcaaagaaaatcagtaatatctttaaaaactacaagtccttttctatcagctgtgcaccgttatggtgtaaatataacctatataccaattggatcaaatataaaagtcagccgaattactattgatactgcaaggagacgtattttgtgaaaagaaattgaagatgttgtttaattgttgatatatttatgatccacgtcaagtattcagttttggcagcagttctcctgtttgtctctctctataaataaagaattacggcagatgtgtaatatttaatgcagccgaaccgtgtattacaatgccgttatgtgatgacttccaaagagaaaagcaagcacactctgaattaggtattattttatttttcgttgtcggatatcatatctccatatcatatcaacaccatatcccagcgtgcattgcggctaaaacatccaatcaacaagcttcaagctgaggatcttgggtaatcagtttagtgggtttgtggtgtgtatcgctcaaaatgtcccgtctgtttccggtgactttatttacggctaaaaagcccaagattatagaattaaatgaataaataaaaacaaggataattgtgtgttattgttgagtaaataacagtgtgttatttagaaaagaataataaattagaaggaaaagatttaaaaaaatacagatttcagtattttgaggctctgagccccatttcttttcctcacagacggaaaaaaagtccgacattatacgatttaaaataaaaacaaataaataaaagataaaacactggcatgtaatttacgttagaataaatagaatggttttgaataatagatgagagtaaatctaggctacttcactttacagccccgcccacttttggggaaaccagcgctgtcatttgaacggcgatcaagcctgaagtcacagagctcttctgatactgtcctttcttcttagaggaagtacagaaacacgtaactctggatttgttttaatgtttgaggtgcaataaacgacacagcagctttttggcatgttaaaactattatgttctgcctcgctcatgagagtaacagctggcgaaattacagcctcgcctactgattttaatttaaccatatatcgagcccgattgtcgatttcaaaggtgtgctctaaaatgatatttataaataactaattatcattattataagcaagacaataaatggcaaagatatgtagatatTCATAACTAAcataacgtggaagaaaatatgcttctagaagatatgtagaaaataaacgtatttgagatacgttcataacaaacgcaacgtgggagaaaatacgtttctagaagatatgtagaaaataaacgtatttgagatacgttcataactaacgtaacgtgggagaaaatacgtttctagctaaacataattgagaatgcagtttagttctgtgggaacgtaatttttaggagacagggttgattTATATATACATTCATATCCATTGCGCAGAATTGACTACAGTAATATAATCTAAAATGACCACAGTTTGCAGACTTTCCTTTAGTTTATAAGTAGGCCTAATTATGTTCCTAGTTTAAGTAGGAGTTCGTCATCTCGGACGCAGACCGCGCACAAATCTACCCCCCTCTAAAACTAAACAAGAAAATCCGTTTCAATATGTAATGTTAGGAGGAAAGCTTAATTAATATGATACATTAGAAGGAGTAGCCTTTTCTCCAATCAATAAAGCTTCAACAATCAGAACGAACAAGAACGTGCCCTGCAGGGAATTGTGCGTCGTTGCCATGGTGCATAACTTGgacatattattatattatttagcATTCTATGAAATTAGGCCCAATCGCcattttgtttttgtaattTTTGGGTCGTTTTTCGACGATATCTCGCAATTAAATCAAACATAACTGTGTTTTCAAATCACTGCACTCTTTATAAATACATTACACACATCTAGTGCTAAAAAAAAGTAGGTCTTATCAACAAATATTAATTTTACACGGAAAAAACGTGAGTGAGTTTCTGCTTTCTCCAAATTGGATTTTGAGCAAAATAAATGCCAACATTCTATAAACTTTTCACCTCTAAACTAAAAATATTGCACTAATTTCCACACAGAAACAGCTTTGTAATATATTAAGGGGATATATGAACAATTATAAGGCAACAATTGTGTAtttttaacgttttttttttcctttttactTTGAGTGTAGTTTCCCAACACGGCCTATGGCCAGCGGCAGGTGCTGCTCCTCCTCTGGGGGTCTTGTTCAGCCTCTCCGGGTTTCCACAGCAGATCAGGGATACAGTAGTTGTGTTTTATAGTAGTTTTGTTTCTCAGAAGTTTTGTTTTCCAGCAGGTTGAATCTCAAAGAGTTTTCTCTCCACAGGTGAGTTTTGCAAAAGGTGTGCTCTGGTCAGAGTCCAAGTGCAAAGTGAGCTCAGAGCGGACAGCAGCTGCAGCCCCAACGTTCGGTTTCCATGACAATGACGCAGGTACGTGACCAAGAGAGGCCTTTTACCAAATCTCAGGCCTACttgttaaatatatgttttgtttaattaaaGGCTAGGaattatttttccttttataCATGTGCAGTAGGTTAGTTTATTTTCCTATAGTAGGCCGCAGCAGCTTcatcccgtgttttgtttttctcTCGTTAGGATAAATTGCTCCTTTTTGTGTGTTTCTGGCGCTTTCGTTAATTTTGGAAACGAATACAATCTCTAATAATCTCAGTTTGTGTGCGCTTGccattttttttattctgaATAATAACCAACCCGTTTCTGCAGTAGCCTACAACGCATCTGAAGTTGATATTGAACAGATgatgtaataagtaaagcgctttgagcactggaaaagcgctataataaatgcaaggaattattatttattaattattattattatgaactaTTTTTCGTCTTTGTTATGATGTGCAGTGATCCTTCATTGTAGTATGATCAGatattttataaatgataatgTATTTTCTTTTACATGCATCCTCCATGGTGATAAAATGATGGAGGATTTCCTGAGCGTCAGTCAGTTAATGGTACAGGATCACAGTAATGCCTGTTTCCCTTCAATACATTCTAGATTCTGCTCTCTGAAACAGACATGCAATTTAAACACAGTGAGAGCTGAAAAGTGGTCCCTCAATAGTGTTTAATCTGTCAGATAGTTTACCGATTTTTATCTTTACGGTCAATttgtcattacatttcatttagctgacgcttttatccaaagcgacttacaattaccaattacagggacattctccctggattAACTAAGGACTAAGTGCCTCAAGGGCACActgtggtggtgttcctggcgggattttgaactcacaaccttccgatcttcagccaaCCCACTATCCATTACCACCACTATCATCTTGTACGACCACCACTATCAtcttgtatattttctactctttagttctgtttttattttgaagtgtttctattttataattgtttattttctactctttagtttatgtgcaatgccttgtttttgtATGCTGCTGTAACGAATTTTTTTCCCAATTTGAGATCAATAAATATACCTCATCGTAGACTTACTGCGTCCAGTAGGCTATTTACAAACACGCGGTTGTTACATGCAACGTGTAGGCAAAGTGTTGAATAGAGAAGAAGAATTTAGGATTAAGATCAGCCTTTTAGTAACTCACGAGGGGATATTCCGTTTTTCACTCAGTTGTTATTTTACAATAAAGAAATACACACGCCATAGGTCTACTCAATTGTAATACTTATTGCAGACTAAAAGTCCTGCAATTAAATATTACTTAAATAAAAGTACACGTATGATGTATCTCAAAATGGTACTTAGGCTAAATATCAGACAGCAGTTACACATAGGATATGGACCGACACAGACAATGTCACACAAGCTGCCCTACCTTCTTTACTTCAGCGATTGCTTTTAGTTTAATCTGGTTTTGACAGAGGCGCACAGTCTCATCTTCAAAACCCCACTTTTCCTCTATAAGTGCTTAGTGGATTGCCAAAAGAGCGCTTTGCCAAGCCAATCAGGACATTTAATTGTTGTATGGAATGCGTCACAATGaataaaaacagtttttttCTGTTTGAATCTCAAGCCTCCGCTCTTCACATCTGTTAAAACAAACACACCTGtgaccacaaacacacatacactgcGAATGTGAGTGTTGAGGCtgatttaaaaatctaaatCAAGGAGAAACTCTCATGTCAGCTGAGTTTATCTCAAACATGAAATACTGTATTCTGATCAACTGCCTGATGTGTTCGGCTCCTGTATAGCCTCTATTGTATTGTTGACTCCTATAACAACATGCACCTTTGGAGGTAACTGTGGTTGTTGAGAGGACTTCTATGTGAGAAAGTGAAGAAACAGTCATTTATTAAACAATTGATTTTTAGTAACAAGTGGAAGTCAGTATCATGTCTGTGTCAGAGCGTCATTCTTTAAGTTGGCTCCAATTGGAATCCCTTGGGTTTTTAATGTTTAGTGAGTATTTCACGTTTGACACTGGGGTTTGAAGTGTGCCACCATGCCGGATGTGATACATTTCTGCTGTAATTCACTCCCAGCAGTAAAAATGAAGATGCGTCAGTGGATGAAATGTCTCTCAGCGTATTGGCTACCATCGCACTGACTTGCCACTGCGTGTATATCTCTTTGTGTGTATAATAATCAGAAGTGCACGCAGCTATTTCAGTAAAAGAAATATATTgtcgttaaaaaaaaaaacattaaatctCTCGTGGTCGTCGTGCGCAAGTTTTTCTCTGTATCCTCTTGACTTACGCATTTtaatgtcttcttcttcttgctgTGCCTCTGCCACAGTACAAACAGGCAGCGCTGGTATTCAATGGTGTGCTTCATATTGCTGTGTGCCGAGTATAAAGGTCCCAGAATATGCATTTTGTTTTAAGTAATTATGGTTTTCGAGTACTTGTTTTTTTACGTCTCCCGCCAGATTAAGATACTGCAACTTTCTCAGCAAGGCTGTGATTGGTTCCTGGTAGTTCGTTAGAGAGGAGGAATTATGTCTTTGGCACTGCTGATGACCTTTACCTGTAATCCCTTTAATAAAAGTGTTCATATTAAACCCTGAGTCTTGCCATATGCTACTTTCGGGAAAACACTTAGTCTGGTCATGTGATGTAcatctttgtgtgtgtggaaatgtgATTAGCTGGGAACAGAATGTGACACATTTTACAAAACATTACAGTTCGTTCGGCTATTTAGCTTTTCTACttcaacaaaaacacaaaacgGTGATAGAACCAATTTATTTACAAGTCATAATCCATGAGCTGTAATTAAAGACAAAAGGAGAATAATCTTCAACAAGCATATTACAAAGCTTTCAAATGTAACTCCATCCAGCAGTAAAAACATTCCTGAGAGGACTTCTTGTTGTCTTAACTTagaaatcaatatatacaacctCCTCTCAGGCCATCTGAGAGCAacacaaatacatgttttaGTTATGTCATCACTTTATATACAGTCTGTTCATTATATCCACAGTGTGCATGGTGAGTCCATATTTCAGTCTGATTTCCCCCTCCTCTGTGGCGTCATGTGTTGCTGTGTGCTCAGTACAGTGTATCCAGGCGGCCATTTCCTGATCAGCAGCAGTTGGATTTCCTCTTGGTTGGTGTCCGATCGGCCTCAGTGCTGTCTGTGAGCCCTGGGAGGAACACACATTCAAATTAAATAATTGATTTGGCTTTAAAGGGAACAATGTGAGATACAGCATAAAGGGTTTGAATGATAGAGCTGTATAATACTGTACCAACAATGCATTCTAGAAACATAAGAGCCACACTGGTGCATTAGGAGTATTGGGATACTTATTTTTACTATATTTCTGATGAAGTAGGTCGCAAGATGATAAAAGGGATTAGAATGAAAGAATAGAAGTGTCTTTCTCTTGACTTTGTTCCCTTTGATATGAAGGCACATTTCATTGCGTTTCAGTAATAGCATGTGTAAAATCCATCAAAGCAAGCGATCTAAGAAGAAACATCCTTTTGTGGCTCAACTGCTGATAAGAGGGCACATGTAGTCATTTCATTACAAGCAGCACTGTCAGAAAGAACACAGTCTTCACAAGTAAGCCTCCGTTTAGTCCGTCTCGTGCAAACGATACACATTCCTGTCGCTGTTCCACTGACTGACAGTGTGAGGAACAGGAGGGGAAAAGAAAACTGCTAGCAAGTGAACATGGATGTTAACGACGTAAAGTTTGAGATATTTCAGCTTTGCAGTTTCTTCCTGAGGAAGACCTTTGACATTGTTTTAACCTCAAAGAAACACCCAATGTGAGTTGGTAGGAAGCACTGAATGAAAACagaacttcttttttttttttttaaaagaaacgCAGCTCACCTTTAACTTTACGAGcttacaaacaaaacaaatttgGCGGACACTTATTACTACATTTATATTAATCTGCAGCTGGAAATAGCCCCAATAAATCCATGAACTACTGCTTTTTGAGTAGCCTCAAATGTAATACTCAATTTGTAgaaaaagatttgttttaatCAATTAAAATCTACAAAACAAATAAAGCACCACAGAGTATTTGTAGATGGGGTTGGTTTTGTTTTTATCATAGATTTGTCGGCAGTGGCTCCGTCAGTAGGGGCTTCGACTGGGAGCCATAGGGTcgctggttcaagtccccgaacagactTAAAATATGgtgtgtggactgctacttagagaggtcccagttcacctcctgggccctgccgtggtgcccttgagcaaggcaccggacagtTTAGTGAGAGGGAAAGACATCAAATGAAAGCATGAAGGGGTGAAGGGGTGACAGATGATGGGATGTGTGACTGAATCCCATCTGACTTGGCAGACACAGCCCAGTACTCGGCTTTGATTTCCTCAGAGAATCTGATGGCTTCCTGCTCAATCTGAGACAACTGTTCAGGAGactgaggagagagagacagagaggaggcAATGTAACAGGGAACAATAGACTGAAGGCACTATAGAATCAGGTTGATACTCTGCTCAAAGTTACATATTCAGAGCTAAACTGATGAGTTGATTCGATGGTTAGTCAATCTACAGAAACGTATTTGGCTGATTTTGATAGGAGTTGACAAAATGCCAAATCTTTACTTTATATAATAGGAAAAATGACACCAGCcattaaaataacattaaacATACCATTAACAAATCTACAAATTTGTATTTCATTGTTgccgttttttgttgttgttgacaatcCACTTATTAATTAAGAGTCTTATTTTTGGAATTCTTGCACCCACACTGAGGTCCTTCTTGGTGCCGACAAGGAACAGTAAAACACTGGAGGGGTCATTTTCCTTCATGGCGTCCTCCAGCCGCTgcctgcacacacaaacacacacacacacacacaaacacacacttgtgATTCAGCCTCAACTTGTATTTGAATGGTACAATAATTGTATCGTTATTTCTTACCTGGCATGTGCTAAAGAGCTGACGCTGCTCAGGTCAAACACCACTATAATGGCTGGAGAGACAAACAGTACAAACAATGAaaaggtgtttgtgtgtgagagaatatACACAATACTCTATCATGAGATCTGTAACAGTGTGCTGTAGAGCTTCATTCACCTTGTGCTCCTCTGTAATATGTTGAAGCGATGCATTTGAAGCGCTCCTGACCCGCTGTGTCCCACCTGAAATGGATCAGATACAGCTTTGATTGTGGTGTTGGAATATTAAGCAACAAGTGTGTCCTTCACGTTGAGTTAAGAGTCATGAACAGGTTATAATGTCAAGGTCAAACTTGTgaggtccaggctctcgtcatctcacgcctagactactgcaactccctcctggctggtctacctgcatgtgccatccgacctctgcagctcatccagaaggcagcggctcgtctggtcttcaaccttcctaaattctcccacattaCTCCGCTCCTCtgctggcttccggtaactgctagaatccacttcaagacaatggtacttgcgtaccatgctgcgaatggatctggcccttcctacatccaggacatggttaaaccgtacaccccagcacgtgcactccgctctgcatcagccaaacggctcactgcaccctcgctgcgaaggggacccaagttcccatcagcaaaaacacgtgggtttgctatcctggctccaaaatggtggaatgagctccccattgacatcaggacagcagatagcttacacaccttccggcgcagactgaaaactcatctctttcgactccacttcgagcgatagaactattaacaaagcacttatatactaataaaggactggcttaccagttgagtagcacttgaaatgtttttgctctatgaaacctgatgtacttatatgattctgttttcttcaagtttgtattttgttggtcgaacgcacttattgtaagtcgctttggataaaagcgtcagctaaatgcaatgtaatgtaatgaggtAGTTGGTTTTTGTCTGTTTTGTAGTGACATACTTACAGCTGTAGACTGAAGGGAACACCGAGCACCTCGAAGCGCTCCATCTCAAAATCCACCCCTATGGTTGCTTTGTAGTTCTTATCAAACGCACCCTTACGAAACCTTAAAGGAGCGCAGAGTGAAAGAGAACCAACAATCATCAATGTCTTTTATTATCAATTTATTTCTCCACTATTAACTGTTTTTGATTAATCATTTTGGTCTATAAATTGTCAGAAATTATGTGATTTCCTAAAGCAATACAAGGAACTGATGCCTCGATAAAATCTACATTAGCAAACAAGAACATCAGCTATACAATTGGCTACTTCTATAACGTTTTCTTTTCTAAAAGCTTGTCACTGGTTCAAATTCCTTCAAAAGGAAACAATTAACCGCACACACAGACTGAAAGGGCCTTGGTTTATGTTTATATTTTGATTGGCACATTTTTGTGGCAAGTAGTACATAAGTAAAATGTAATCAAAAAATGTAAGTTTCTAAGTGTCTTTGTTTTATCTGGCAGATGTCCAGCACTTCTATGATTAAGCAAAAAGGTAAAATAAGCAAAATGAGATCACTCATCTAAAACTTAGAAATGTAATTGGTCTTTGAAATAATTTTAGTTTTTATCAAAAAGAGAACATCAACGTATAACTCAATTAGGGACAAGAGTTAAACGTAAGTAATAAACATGATGTGCCTCACATAAGTTTCATGCTCTGTTTTGGAACAATGTTAAATTGCATCATCTCTATCAAATCAGttttcatttgtttttgttGAAGACATTGTAATGATGCCCTTCAGCACTACTGAGGAGAGGCTTGAACAAGTAATGCTTTCATAATAAAAATCAGATCACATTTCAACAAAAAATGTAATGCCACATAATCCTTTAAAGTTTAATGGATCTTATTATTCATGACTTCTTCTCACCTGCTGATCAGACATGTTTTCCCAACTGCAACGTCTCCCACTACGATTACCTTAGCAAGATTAAAGCTGGCaacacaaagacaaaacagtCATTCATGACCCACAACAGCATGAAACACACAGTAACAgcacaaccctgtctcctaaaaattacgttcccacagaactaaactgcattctcaattacgtttagctagaaacgtattttctcccacgttacgttagttatgaacgtatctcaaatacgtttattttctacatatcttctcgaaacgtattttctcccacgttgcgtttgttatgaacgtatctcaaatacgtttattttctacatatcttctagaagcatattttcttccacgttacgttagttatgaatatctacatatctttgccatttattgtcttgcttataataatgataattagttatttataaatatcattttagagcacacctttgaaatcgacaatcgggctcgatatatggttaaattaaaatcagtaggcgaggctgtaatttcgccagctgttactctcatgagcgaggcagaacataatagttttaacatgccaaaaagctgctgtgtcgtttattgcacctcaaatattaaaacaaatccagagttacgtgtttctgtacttcctctaagaagaaaggacagtatcagaagagctctgtgacttcaggcttgatcgccgttcaaatgacagcgctggtttccccaaaagtgggcggggctgtaaagtgaagtagatttattctctattattcaaaaccattctatttattctaacgtaaattacatgccagtgttttatcttttatttatttgtttttattttaaatcgtataatgtcggactttttttccgtctgtgaggaaaagaaatggggctcagagcctcaaaatactgaaatctgtattttttaaaatcttttccttctaatttattattcttttctaaataacacactgttatttactcaacaataacacacaattatccttgtttttatttattcatttaattctataatcttgggctttttagccgtaaataaagtcaccggaaacagacgggacattttgagcgatacacaccacaaacccactaaactgattacccaagatcctcagcttgaagcttgttgattggatgttttagccgcaatgcacgctgggatatggtgttgatatgatatggagatatgatatccgacaacgaaaaataaaataatacctaattcagagtgtgcttgcttttctctttggaagtcatcacataacggcattgtaatacacggttcggctgcattaaatattacacatctgccgtaattctttatttatagagagagacaaacaggagaactgctgccaaaactgaatacttgacatggatcataaatatatcaacaattaaacaacatcttcaatttcttttcacaaaatacgtctccttgcagtatcaatagtaattcggctgacttttatatttgatccaattggtatatagtaggggtgtaacggtacacgtacccgtaccgaaattattcggtacgggcccttcggttcggtacacgtgtgtaccgaagtgtaccgaacgaatataacgttaaacgtaaaaaattgagaacgtgaacaacttcttggaagtaat is part of the Pseudochaenichthys georgianus unplaced genomic scaffold, fPseGeo1.2 scaffold_965_arrow_ctg1, whole genome shotgun sequence genome and encodes:
- the LOC117444864 gene encoding ras-related protein Rab-34-like, with amino-acid sequence FNLAKVIVVGDVAVGKTCLISRFRKGAFDKNYKATIGVDFEMERFEVLGVPFSLQLWDTAGQERFKCIASTYYRGAQAIIVVFDLSSVSSLAHARQRLEDAMKENDPSSVLLFLVGTKKDLSSPEQLSQIEQEAIRFSEEIKAEYWAVSAKSDGIQSHIPSSVTPSPLHAFI